Proteins from a genomic interval of Ralstonia wenshanensis:
- a CDS encoding nucleotidyltransferase domain-containing protein codes for MPAVQKQFEDFHTNIKLDEDDEKAKLREKRDTLLKTLTANLGDEVPSFESFIQGSYSMHTGIVPLDGNYDIDVGLIFDCKRDQYPDPVQLKKMVRDALDSNGRTVVIRRPCVTVNYVRNGETDYHVDLAVYVKRDDDLLDLAKGKENSSDDFRVWEISAPKSLRKVICSAFQDSDELSQYRRCIRYIKRWRNVQFRNGGAPLSIALTVAAKEWFKPRFSTSGKPTDLLALLDWVKAMLSRFENVYTNDDGWHERLKVALPVTPFSDLMAGLSKGQMVSFKQKLEALRDALSDAYDEDLPEEACKLLNKQFGDDFKIPEKSETAKAVTAPFISTGHSA; via the coding sequence ATGCCTGCAGTTCAAAAGCAATTTGAAGACTTCCATACCAATATCAAGCTGGATGAGGATGACGAAAAAGCCAAGCTTCGCGAGAAGCGGGACACGTTACTCAAGACGTTGACGGCGAATCTGGGTGACGAGGTGCCATCCTTTGAGAGCTTTATCCAAGGAAGTTACTCGATGCATACCGGTATCGTGCCGCTGGATGGAAACTACGACATCGACGTTGGACTTATTTTCGATTGCAAGCGCGACCAGTACCCGGACCCGGTTCAGTTGAAGAAGATGGTGCGAGATGCGCTGGATTCCAACGGGCGCACGGTAGTCATTCGGCGTCCTTGTGTGACCGTCAATTACGTTCGCAACGGTGAGACGGATTACCACGTTGACCTCGCTGTCTATGTCAAGCGTGATGATGATTTGCTTGACTTGGCCAAGGGCAAAGAGAACTCCAGCGATGACTTCCGAGTGTGGGAAATCTCGGCGCCGAAGAGCCTCAGAAAAGTCATCTGCTCCGCGTTCCAAGATTCTGACGAGTTATCGCAGTATCGCCGTTGCATTCGCTACATCAAGCGCTGGCGCAACGTGCAGTTCCGAAACGGAGGTGCTCCTCTCAGCATCGCGCTCACGGTGGCGGCAAAGGAATGGTTTAAGCCTCGGTTTTCGACTTCGGGGAAGCCGACAGACCTGCTGGCGCTACTCGATTGGGTTAAGGCAATGCTGTCTCGTTTTGAGAACGTCTACACCAACGACGATGGCTGGCACGAGCGGCTGAAAGTCGCGCTACCCGTAACGCCGTTCAGCGACCTGATGGCGGGGTTGTCGAAGGGGCAGATGGTTAGTTTCAAGCAGAAGCTGGAAGCGCTACGCGATGCGCTAAGCGATGCCTATGATGAAGACCTCCCAGAAGAGGCCTGCAAGCTGCTGAACAAGCAATTCGGAGATGACTTCAAGATTCCCGAAAAATCAGAAACGGCGAAGGCGGTGACCGCGCCCTTCATCAGCACGGGCCATTCCGCTTGA
- a CDS encoding ThiF family adenylyltransferase: protein MTFSTMPVAEELDACFRAIESRCAERGLTVARLAYAQEGCIGVQLEGTSHTWQLYVDCHETLLRLPRLWLAAPQGLLAHVSYGGEICVNDGQGISLDPDRHADIVAYTVLAGYDLLEDSAADAASGMVEFFNELEGYWLGLPGSRLGRAAFEVDGVGRLLTAYLETEQRPPKWNFTERNQPLPKEFHAKRLATKRALYLHLENFPVPPAPPERLTADFINAIYSALSGEQQKLWTELFAPSKSGPKQVALLMSVPRAAGGRSLVGAVFAANRGVVDSKTDVIPLTVRRHTPKYMRERGGASLELMERHVAVLGCGAVGAVVADALAAVGVGKLTLVDHDNYSEDNVFRHVLAPMWIDAPKVIGLRYELERKYPGVRVTAVPQAAQTWLRAAELADLDGVVLAFGAPSVERIFSRYFQSKAKPLPIVFTWLEALDLGGHSILTWSNREGCLDCLYRDDEGHPALHPRTSFLEPGQHVTRNLTGCGSVFVPFGALQARKTGLLAAEHLLSALKGVESASYRFWLGEGAEAAAAGLRTTNWWKTAAQTTQPEATLRAFGRPCRRCRSST, encoded by the coding sequence TTGACGTTCTCCACGATGCCTGTAGCGGAAGAGCTGGATGCTTGTTTCCGTGCCATCGAGAGCAGATGCGCCGAGCGAGGTCTTACAGTCGCGCGGCTGGCGTATGCTCAAGAGGGCTGCATCGGAGTACAGCTTGAAGGGACAAGCCACACGTGGCAGCTTTATGTCGACTGCCACGAGACCTTGCTGAGGCTTCCCCGCCTCTGGCTCGCCGCACCTCAGGGGCTGCTCGCACATGTTAGCTATGGCGGCGAAATTTGCGTCAACGACGGCCAGGGTATCTCGCTTGACCCAGACCGCCATGCCGACATCGTTGCCTACACCGTTCTTGCCGGATACGACCTGCTGGAAGACTCTGCTGCAGATGCTGCATCGGGTATGGTCGAATTCTTCAATGAACTGGAGGGCTACTGGCTTGGCTTGCCGGGTTCTCGGCTGGGGCGCGCCGCTTTTGAAGTTGATGGAGTAGGCCGCCTCCTTACGGCCTACCTGGAGACTGAGCAGAGGCCGCCGAAATGGAACTTCACCGAGCGCAACCAGCCTCTACCAAAAGAATTCCATGCAAAAAGGCTCGCAACGAAGCGCGCGCTTTACCTGCATTTAGAGAATTTTCCCGTGCCTCCCGCGCCTCCAGAGAGGCTAACGGCTGACTTTATCAATGCAATTTATTCCGCGCTCTCCGGAGAGCAGCAAAAACTCTGGACTGAGCTCTTCGCGCCATCGAAGAGTGGGCCGAAACAGGTGGCGTTGCTGATGTCTGTACCCAGAGCAGCAGGAGGTCGTTCACTTGTTGGCGCCGTATTCGCCGCTAATCGTGGCGTTGTCGACAGCAAAACTGACGTCATTCCTTTAACAGTGAGGCGACACACGCCCAAATACATGCGAGAACGCGGTGGGGCTTCGCTCGAGTTGATGGAAAGGCACGTGGCAGTGCTCGGCTGCGGAGCCGTCGGTGCTGTCGTAGCAGACGCGCTAGCGGCAGTAGGCGTCGGAAAACTTACGCTGGTCGACCATGACAACTATTCGGAGGACAACGTCTTCCGTCATGTGCTCGCCCCTATGTGGATTGATGCTCCGAAAGTCATCGGCCTACGATATGAATTAGAGCGAAAATATCCCGGAGTCCGAGTGACGGCGGTACCGCAGGCGGCCCAAACCTGGCTGCGCGCGGCGGAGCTAGCGGACCTCGACGGAGTTGTCCTTGCCTTTGGCGCGCCTTCTGTGGAGCGGATTTTCTCCCGCTACTTCCAGAGCAAAGCAAAGCCGCTTCCTATAGTTTTCACTTGGCTGGAGGCGCTGGACCTGGGAGGCCATTCGATACTCACATGGAGCAATCGAGAGGGATGCCTTGATTGCCTGTACCGGGACGACGAAGGACACCCCGCTTTGCATCCTAGAACATCGTTTCTTGAGCCCGGCCAGCATGTCACTCGAAACTTAACGGGGTGTGGCAGTGTGTTTGTGCCGTTTGGTGCGCTTCAAGCGCGCAAAACCGGCCTCTTGGCTGCCGAGCATCTGCTCAGTGCACTGAAAGGCGTAGAGAGCGCATCGTATCGGTTCTGGCTCGGTGAGGGCGCTGAAGCGGCAGCAGCTGGACTGCGCACCACTAACTGGTGGAAAACCGCCGCACAGACTACGCAACCCGAAGCAACGCTGCGCGCGTTCGGGCGCCCATGTAGGCGGTGTCGGAGTAGCACGTGA
- a CDS encoding Mov34/MPN/PAD-1 family protein: protein MNLVFRVTPQRRLIFVHHAIEQMTSFAQHGWSDKEAGGVLLGRHLLDSGDIVVDEVTTPQHLDRRSRFSFFRSKKHEVLAREQWQQQMNTTAYLGLWHTHPEEDPAPSGVDLADWQQAVSRDTFEGERLFFPIVGTRRVRVWCLSRRGSLKELKLEVKRG from the coding sequence GTGAATCTAGTGTTTCGCGTTACGCCACAACGCCGACTCATCTTTGTGCATCACGCTATCGAGCAGATGACATCTTTCGCTCAACACGGGTGGTCGGACAAAGAAGCCGGTGGCGTCTTACTTGGGCGCCATTTGCTCGACTCCGGAGACATAGTTGTCGACGAGGTAACTACGCCGCAGCATCTGGACCGCCGTAGCCGGTTTAGTTTCTTTCGCTCAAAAAAGCACGAGGTGCTAGCTCGTGAGCAGTGGCAACAGCAAATGAACACTACCGCCTACCTGGGTCTTTGGCATACGCATCCGGAAGAGGACCCGGCGCCGAGCGGTGTGGACCTCGCAGACTGGCAGCAGGCGGTCTCCCGCGACACGTTCGAGGGAGAGCGCCTGTTTTTCCCTATCGTCGGTACAAGGCGAGTGCGCGTGTGGTGTCTGAGTCGTCGAGGCTCTCTCAAAGAGTTGAAGCTGGAGGTCAAACGTGGCTAG
- a CDS encoding SAVED domain-containing protein — protein MARTQERAYISVDVRRDLWVAAGGRCEFRGCCKPVDRDFLTKKKCIVGEYAHIIADSPGGARGIPGESERLAKDPRNLMLACFDCHSRIDRHGQNNEYTPEQLRAMKREHEARIERIYSATGVRESLPILMSFPVGAHVPVVELGQVHHAMLENSGYTCFPVDNHINIDRADFDILDDSPDFWPRAERVVADAYERRIQPEITARGGVPHITIAAFAPIPMLMKLGSLLGDKTEAMVLDLPGDRWLWDKRPECSAPQFTYDVPDTLPREVAAVVSISNRAVHPATARVVEFRALEPNRGIIRNEEHLQAFRREFNSFLMRLVRAGVRVLHLYPATPLSASVEIGRMLLPKTFEEVHVWEWKAPTWKAAVRLK, from the coding sequence GTGGCTAGAACACAAGAACGAGCCTACATATCGGTGGATGTCCGTCGAGACCTCTGGGTCGCAGCTGGTGGGCGCTGCGAGTTTCGCGGCTGCTGCAAGCCTGTTGACCGGGACTTCCTGACCAAAAAAAAATGCATTGTCGGCGAGTACGCCCACATCATCGCAGACAGCCCTGGCGGGGCGCGCGGGATTCCAGGTGAATCTGAGCGGTTGGCCAAAGACCCGCGTAATTTGATGCTCGCATGCTTTGACTGCCACAGTCGTATTGACCGACATGGTCAGAACAACGAATACACACCGGAGCAGCTACGTGCAATGAAGCGCGAACATGAGGCTCGCATCGAACGAATCTACTCGGCGACTGGCGTAAGGGAGAGTTTGCCAATCCTAATGTCGTTTCCGGTCGGGGCTCATGTGCCTGTCGTGGAACTCGGGCAAGTCCACCATGCAATGCTCGAGAACAGTGGTTACACGTGTTTCCCTGTCGACAATCACATCAATATCGATAGGGCGGATTTCGACATTTTGGACGACTCTCCGGACTTCTGGCCGCGCGCAGAGCGCGTTGTCGCGGACGCCTATGAGCGGCGGATTCAACCCGAAATCACCGCAAGAGGTGGGGTACCTCACATCACTATCGCTGCGTTCGCCCCGATACCGATGTTAATGAAACTGGGGTCGCTACTTGGAGATAAGACTGAAGCTATGGTGCTAGACCTACCTGGTGACCGTTGGCTTTGGGACAAACGTCCCGAGTGTTCGGCGCCCCAGTTCACCTATGACGTGCCGGATACCTTGCCGCGTGAGGTGGCGGCCGTCGTCAGTATCTCCAACCGGGCGGTACATCCTGCGACGGCCCGCGTGGTCGAGTTCAGAGCCCTCGAGCCCAATAGAGGAATTATCCGGAATGAAGAGCACCTGCAGGCCTTCCGGCGAGAATTCAACTCTTTCCTGATGCGGCTTGTTCGTGCTGGTGTACGCGTTCTCCACTTGTACCCGGCGACGCCGTTGTCTGCCAGTGTCGAGATTGGCCGAATGCTCCTACCTAAGACATTCGAGGAAGTGCATGTTTGGGAGTGGAAGGCGCCAACTTGGAAAGCCGCAGTCAGACTCAAATGA
- a CDS encoding helix-turn-helix transcriptional regulator, translating to MELLSPKTLAGRLGLAEQTIYNRHSTGGDLPKAIKLGHLLRFHPVDVESWLEAKRQSGAAPTSYPATGQLSSERQHGRPSADDQVALERLQ from the coding sequence GTGGAACTACTCTCTCCCAAAACGCTCGCTGGCCGGCTCGGCCTAGCAGAGCAAACTATCTACAACCGCCACTCCACCGGCGGCGACCTTCCCAAGGCCATTAAGCTGGGCCACCTGCTTCGCTTCCATCCCGTAGACGTCGAGTCGTGGCTGGAAGCAAAGCGTCAGTCCGGCGCTGCGCCGACCTCATATCCGGCTACTGGCCAGCTGTCATCTGAAAGACAGCATGGACGGCCCTCAGCGGACGACCAGGTCGCGCTCGAACGCCTTCAGTAA
- a CDS encoding rolling circle replication-associated protein, whose translation MSTAIKQQRRYAKLANLRAVALTLTYIDTATFSTKHISVFLGALRQALKRMGYRLPYTWVLERASHLHYHLLLWLPRDYKLDRSKLSKWWRWGSTWLESCRSVKAWGCYMAKFDSTATLPKSARLYGYGGLDEAGKLAVSRAALPRWLLAVLPGGHRARRHPGGGWADLTTGELHRSPYIWTPWGSALRRFNDDESTSLKGGPPCGGVPVGHFPAET comes from the coding sequence ATGAGCACTGCCATCAAGCAGCAACGCCGATACGCAAAGCTCGCGAATTTGCGCGCGGTGGCCTTAACGCTGACCTATATCGACACCGCAACGTTCTCGACAAAACACATCAGTGTCTTCTTGGGCGCCCTGCGCCAGGCGCTGAAGCGCATGGGATACCGCCTTCCCTACACATGGGTATTGGAGCGCGCCAGCCATTTGCACTACCACCTTCTCTTGTGGTTACCGCGCGACTACAAGCTCGACCGCAGCAAACTGTCCAAATGGTGGCGGTGGGGCAGTACTTGGTTGGAGAGTTGTCGAAGCGTGAAGGCCTGGGGGTGCTACATGGCCAAGTTCGATAGCACCGCCACGTTGCCGAAATCCGCCCGTCTGTATGGCTATGGCGGGCTCGATGAAGCCGGAAAGCTGGCGGTTTCTCGGGCTGCTTTGCCGCGCTGGCTACTCGCTGTACTACCGGGCGGACACCGTGCCCGCCGGCATCCGGGCGGGGGGTGGGCTGACCTCACAACGGGCGAACTACACCGCTCTCCGTATATCTGGACGCCGTGGGGAAGCGCGCTTAGACGCTTCAATGACGATGAGAGTACGAGTTTAAAGGGCGGGCCACCGTGCGGGGGTGTCCCAGTGGGACACTTTCCTGCCGAGACATGA